A genome region from Chiroxiphia lanceolata isolate bChiLan1 chromosome 5, bChiLan1.pri, whole genome shotgun sequence includes the following:
- the LMF2 gene encoding lipase maturation factor 2, producing the protein MAEAARPRALFLAGLAAVYVAAFGSLYVQIPGLYGREGILPARRVLRLSGKGLWEQLRDSPTLLWLSPRLGLDTEQGMELLCLVGILASFGALLCDSMRDCLVFALLRVLYLSLYQVGQVFLYFQWDSLLLETGFLAVLVAPLRLLRGGSPSWRPHDPITFWGVRWLLFRLMFASGVVKLSSRCPTWWGLTALTYHYETQCIPTPGAWLAHQLPVWFQKLSVVATYVIEVAVPVLFFAPLRHLRLFAFYCQVLLQVLIILTGNYNFFNALTIVLTFSLLDEEHVGRWLGRPKKRQGSAWPPSLGSVLATLLELNTYGLLLYWTVQYFGLEINWDKKLLDSKVAFTYHEFTTWLRTVTLPLVGVAFLSLSWEILLAMYRCACVRGCFWKLWATLQWAIMATATVSLFAVSLVPFTYIEHESNGKLWPGIHRLFGAVERFQVVNSYGLFRRMTGVGGRPEVVLEGSYDGHSWTEIEFMYKPGNVSAAPAVVAPHQPRLDWQLWFAALGHHHSSPWFSALVLRLLQGQRDVIRLVQVDESRYPFSARPPTFLRAQLYKYWFTGPSEGSPGPAPWWRRQHVQEFFPTVSLGDPTLESLLSQHGLKDKPPLRRRSEAALPWLLGWVRGLARPFSGPAVLWTLYLVAATVGVLRALGPRARGGAPPARHKARGERGERNGVRGEGRGRAGGEGHGEGRPGPKKKK; encoded by the exons ATGGCGGaggcggcgcggccgcgggcGCTGTTCCTGGCCGGGCTGGCCGCCGTCTATGTGGCCGCTTTCGGCTCCCTCTACGTGCAGATCCCCG GCCTGTAcggcagggaggggatcctgccgGCCCGCAGGGTGCTGCGGCTCAGCgggaaggggctgtgggagcagctccgGGATTCCCCCACCCTGCTGTGGCTCAGCCCGCGGCTGGGGCTGGACACGGAGCAGggcatggagctgctgtgcctggtgggGATCCTGGCGTCCTTCGGAGCCCTGCTGTGCGATTCCATGCGGGATTGCCTGGTCTTCGCCCTGCTCCGGGTGCTCTACCTGTCCCTCTAccag GTGGGACAGGTCTTCCTGTACTTCCAGTG GGACAGCCTGCTGCTGGAAACGGGGTTCCTGGCCGTGCTCGTGGCCCCCCTGCGCCTGCTGAGGGGGGGGTCCCCCTCCTGGAGACCCCACGACCCCATCACCTTCTGGGGGGTGCGGTGGCTCCTCTTCCGCCTCATGTTCGCCTCGGGGGTCGTGAAGCTGAGCAGCCGCTGCCCCACCTGGTGGGGGCTCACAG CGCTGACGTACCACTACGAGACGCAGTGCATCCCCACGCCGGGGGCCTGGCTCGCCCACCAGCTGCCCGTGTGGTTCCAGAAGCTCAGCGTGGTGGCCACCTACGTCATCGAGGTGGCCGTGCCCGTGCTCTTCTTCGCGCCCCTGCGCCACCTGCGCCTCTTCGCCTTCTACTGccag gtcctgctgcaggtgctcaTCATCCTCACGGGTAACTACAACTTCTTCAATGCCCTCACCATCGTCCTGACCTTCTCCCTGCTGGATGAGGAGCACGTGGGGCGCTGGCTGGGGCGCCCCAAGAAGCGGCAGGGCAGCG cctggccccccagcctgggctctgtgctggccACGCTGCTGGAGCTCAACACCTACGGGCTCCTGCTCTACTGGACCGTGCAGTACTTCGGCCTGGAGATCAACTGGGACAAGAAGCTGCTGGACTCTAAAGTGG CCTTCACCTACCACGAGTTCACGACGTGGCTGCGGACGGTGACGCTGCCGCTGGTGGGGGTGGccttcctgtccctgtcctgggaGATCCTGCTGGCCATGTACCG ctgtgcctgtgtccGTGGATGCTTCTGGAAGCTCTGGGCCACCCTCCAGTGGGCCATCATGGCCACGGCCACCGTCAGCTTGTTTGCCGTCAGCCTG gtGCCCTTCACCTACATCGAGCACGAGTCCAACGGGAAGCTGTGGCCTGGCATCCACCGGCTGTTCGGGGCGGTGGAGCGGTTCCAGGTGGTGAATTCCTACGGGCTGTTCCGCAGGATGACAGGGGTCGGGGGGCGGCCCGAGGTGGTGCTGGAGGGCAGCTACGACGGGCACAGCTGGACG GAGATCGAGTTCATGTACAAGCCCGGGAACGTGAGCGCGGCGCCGGCCGTGGTGGCCCCACACCAGCCCCGCCTGGACTGGCAGCTCTGGTTCGCTGCCCTGGGGCACCACCACAGCAGCCCCTGGTTCAGCGCCCTGGTGCTGCggctgctgcagggccagcGTGACG TGATCCGGCTGGTGCAGGTGGACGAGTCCCGGTACCCGTTCAGCGCCCGCCCGCCCACCTTCCTGCGGGCCCAGCTCTACAAGTACTGGTTCACGGGCCCCTCGGAGGGCAG cccgGGCCCAGCGCCATGGTGGCGGCGGCAGCACGTCCAGGAGTTCTTCCCCACCGTGTCCCTGGGAGACCCCACGCTGGAGAGCCTGCTCAGCCAGCACGGCCTCAAG GACAAGCCCCCGCTGCGGCGCCGGTCGGAGGCGGCCCTGCCGTGGCTCCTGGGCTGGGTTCGGGGCCTGGCCCGGCCCTTCTCGGGCCCCGCCGTGCTCTGGACCCTCTACCTGGTGGCCGCCACCGTGGGGGTGCTGCGGGCCCTGGGCCcccgggcacgggggggggcCCCCCCTGCCCGCCACAAGgcccggggggagcggggggagcgCAACGGGGTGCGGGgagaggggcggggccgggcggggggcgaGGGCCACGGGGAGGGGCGGCCCGGCCCCAAGAAGAAGAAGTAG
- the NCAPH2 gene encoding condensin-2 complex subunit H2 isoform X3, whose amino-acid sequence MEEVESRFLHLLQPIRDLTKNWEVDVAAQLGEYLEELDQICISFDNGRTTMNFTEAALLIQGSACIYSRKVEYLYMLVCQALDCISNKKREKLPTSLRPDGRDDDATFTDMQEQFLSLDDIKDTSQASVDMSRNQQPSAVNVVPLTPMSLVPPEEMEKKENPLLSRKGEVLASRKDFRMNTCTPHATGAFLLELAGLSPTHLQEQRLGSPRRDTGAPGSAPGVEHPSASVAPVRALSFSEEAGAAGPDDDNDIPGALGDDVEMTLAPNEHIEAQRSSPRTRGYVLREKLPSQDPRAHSKEVPDPWQSLDPFGDSEEKPFRKGRPFLMSHSLDDVVGGKRKRRGPRKLQDFMRWFSAAYNNVTDSRKTRRKGPTFADLEVLYWRQLKERLAAQRKLKSQGEPLWEPELEQEHGADCEQGADDDFVEHEDVEQEDVEPEVPEELGEGSLDPPELGYEELVRRNVELFMASSQKFAQETELSQHIRRWEERIEPLLQEQEARAPFDMREYGLALTGRCGGLGQWHSLASLVAGQPPFEVCRYLLASLQLANDGVVELEQDEGLEAALDTARLRLLTLRPAHERFQGFQPPSLRDPHPK is encoded by the exons ATGGAGGAGGTGGAGTCGCGATTCCTGCACCTGCTGCAGCCCATCCGGGACCTCACCAAGAACTGGGAGGTGGACGTGGCCGCCCAGCTCGGGGAGTACCTGGAGGAG ctggatcAGATCTGCATCTCCTTCGACAACGGGAGGACCACCATGAATTTCACGGAGGCGGCGCTGCTgatccagggctctgcctgcatCTACAGCAGGAAG GTGGAGTACCTGTACATGCTTGTCTGCCAGGCACTTGACTGCATCTCCAATAAAAA GAGGGAGAAGCTGCCCACCTCCCTGAGACCCGACGGCCGGGATGACGATGCCACCTTCACAGACATGCAGGAGCAG TTCTTGTCCCTGGATGACATCAAGGACACCAGCCAGGCCAGCGTGGACATGAGCAGGAATCAGCAGCCCAGT GCTGTGAACGTCGTTCCCTTGACCCCGATGTCTCTGGTCCCCCCggaagagatggagaagaaggaaaacccCCTGTTGAG CCGGAAAGGGGAGGTCCTGGCGAGCCGGAAGGATTTCCGGATGAACACCTGCACCCCCCATGCCACGGGAGCAttcctgctggagctggcagggctctCCCCCACACACCTGCAGGAGCAGCGCCTGGGGAGCCCCAGGAGAGACACAG GAGCTCCGGGATCTGCTCCTGGTGTGGAGCATCCAAGTGCCAGTGTGGCTCCAGTCCGGGCACTTAGCTTCTCTGAGGAGGCAG GTGCTGCAGGACCAGATGATGACAACGACATTCCCGGGGCCCTGGGGGACGACGTGGAAATGACTCTGGCCCCGAATGAACACATTGAGGCACAGAGG AGCTCACCCCGGACACGGGGATACGTCCTGCGGGAGAAACTCCCCAGCCAGGACCCCAGAGCCCACAGCAAG GAGGTGCCAGATCCGTGGCAGAGCCTCGACCCCTTCGGAGACTCCGAGGAGAAGCCGTTTAGGAAAG GGAGGCCCTTCCTGATGTCACACAGCCTGGACGACGTGGTGGGAGgcaagaggaagaggaggggccCAAGGAAGCTCCAGGACTTCATGAGATGGTTCTCTGCAGCCT ACAACAACGTCACAGACAGCCGGAAAACCAGGAGGAAAGGCCCCACCTTCGCAG ACCTGGAAGTGCTGTACTGGCGGCAGCTGAAGGAGCGGCTGGCGGCACAGAGGAAGCTCAAGAGCCAGGGG GAGCCGCTGTGGGAGCcggagctggagcaggagcatgGGGCTGACTGCGAACAAGGGGCAG atGACGATTTTGTGGAGCACGAGGATGTGGAGCAGGAGGATGTGGAGCCCGAGgtgccagaggagctgggagaaggatCCCTGG ACCCCCCGGAGCTGGGATATGAGGAGCTGGTGCGCAGGAACGTG gagCTGTTCATGGCCAGCTCCCAGAAGTTTGCACAGGAGACGGAGCTGTCCCAGCACATCCGGCGCTGGGAGGAGCGGATAGagccactgctgcaggagcag GAGGCCCGGGCACCCTTTGACATGCGCGAGTACGGGCTGGCCCTGACGGGGCGCTGCGGGGGGCTGGGGCAGTGGCACTCCCTCGCCAGCCTGGTGGCCGGGCAGCCCCCCTTCGAGGTGTGCCGGTACCTGCTGGCCTCGCTGCAGCTG gccaACGACGGGGtggtggagctggagcaggacgAGGGGCTGGAGGCGGCGCTGGACACGGCGCGGCTGCGGCTGCTCACCCTGCGCCCCGCCCACGAGAGGTTCCAGGGCTTCCAGCCCCCCtccctcagggacccccaccCCAAATAA
- the NCAPH2 gene encoding condensin-2 complex subunit H2 isoform X1: protein MEEVESRFLHLLQPIRDLTKNWEVDVAAQLGEYLEELDQICISFDNGRTTMNFTEAALLIQGSACIYSRKVEYLYMLVCQALDCISNKKREKLPTSLRPDGRDDDATFTDMQEQFLSLDDIKDTSQASVDMSRNQQPSAVNVVPLTPMSLVPPEEMEKKENPLLSRKGEVLASRKDFRMNTCTPHATGAFLLELAGLSPTHLQEQRLGSPRRDTGTWGGSRGVSVGGHSPLTVTCHCALAGAPGSAPGVEHPSASVAPVRALSFSEEAGAAGPDDDNDIPGALGDDVEMTLAPNEHIEAQRSSPRTRGYVLREKLPSQDPRAHSKEVPDPWQSLDPFGDSEEKPFRKGRPFLMSHSLDDVVGGKRKRRGPRKLQDFMRWFSAAYNNVTDSRKTRRKGPTFADLEVLYWRQLKERLAAQRKLKSQGEPLWEPELEQEHGADCEQGAADDDFVEHEDVEQEDVEPEVPEELGEGSLDPPELGYEELVRRNVELFMASSQKFAQETELSQHIRRWEERIEPLLQEQEARAPFDMREYGLALTGRCGGLGQWHSLASLVAGQPPFEVCRYLLASLQLANDGVVELEQDEGLEAALDTARLRLLTLRPAHERFQGFQPPSLRDPHPK from the exons ATGGAGGAGGTGGAGTCGCGATTCCTGCACCTGCTGCAGCCCATCCGGGACCTCACCAAGAACTGGGAGGTGGACGTGGCCGCCCAGCTCGGGGAGTACCTGGAGGAG ctggatcAGATCTGCATCTCCTTCGACAACGGGAGGACCACCATGAATTTCACGGAGGCGGCGCTGCTgatccagggctctgcctgcatCTACAGCAGGAAG GTGGAGTACCTGTACATGCTTGTCTGCCAGGCACTTGACTGCATCTCCAATAAAAA GAGGGAGAAGCTGCCCACCTCCCTGAGACCCGACGGCCGGGATGACGATGCCACCTTCACAGACATGCAGGAGCAG TTCTTGTCCCTGGATGACATCAAGGACACCAGCCAGGCCAGCGTGGACATGAGCAGGAATCAGCAGCCCAGT GCTGTGAACGTCGTTCCCTTGACCCCGATGTCTCTGGTCCCCCCggaagagatggagaagaaggaaaacccCCTGTTGAG CCGGAAAGGGGAGGTCCTGGCGAGCCGGAAGGATTTCCGGATGAACACCTGCACCCCCCATGCCACGGGAGCAttcctgctggagctggcagggctctCCCCCACACACCTGCAGGAGCAGCGCCTGGGGAGCCCCAGGAGAGACACAGGTACCtgggggggctccaggggggtGTCTGTGGGGGGCCACTCACCTCTCACTGTCACCTGCCACTGTGCCCTGGCAGGAGCTCCGGGATCTGCTCCTGGTGTGGAGCATCCAAGTGCCAGTGTGGCTCCAGTCCGGGCACTTAGCTTCTCTGAGGAGGCAG GTGCTGCAGGACCAGATGATGACAACGACATTCCCGGGGCCCTGGGGGACGACGTGGAAATGACTCTGGCCCCGAATGAACACATTGAGGCACAGAGG AGCTCACCCCGGACACGGGGATACGTCCTGCGGGAGAAACTCCCCAGCCAGGACCCCAGAGCCCACAGCAAG GAGGTGCCAGATCCGTGGCAGAGCCTCGACCCCTTCGGAGACTCCGAGGAGAAGCCGTTTAGGAAAG GGAGGCCCTTCCTGATGTCACACAGCCTGGACGACGTGGTGGGAGgcaagaggaagaggaggggccCAAGGAAGCTCCAGGACTTCATGAGATGGTTCTCTGCAGCCT ACAACAACGTCACAGACAGCCGGAAAACCAGGAGGAAAGGCCCCACCTTCGCAG ACCTGGAAGTGCTGTACTGGCGGCAGCTGAAGGAGCGGCTGGCGGCACAGAGGAAGCTCAAGAGCCAGGGG GAGCCGCTGTGGGAGCcggagctggagcaggagcatgGGGCTGACTGCGAACAAGGGGCAG cagatGACGATTTTGTGGAGCACGAGGATGTGGAGCAGGAGGATGTGGAGCCCGAGgtgccagaggagctgggagaaggatCCCTGG ACCCCCCGGAGCTGGGATATGAGGAGCTGGTGCGCAGGAACGTG gagCTGTTCATGGCCAGCTCCCAGAAGTTTGCACAGGAGACGGAGCTGTCCCAGCACATCCGGCGCTGGGAGGAGCGGATAGagccactgctgcaggagcag GAGGCCCGGGCACCCTTTGACATGCGCGAGTACGGGCTGGCCCTGACGGGGCGCTGCGGGGGGCTGGGGCAGTGGCACTCCCTCGCCAGCCTGGTGGCCGGGCAGCCCCCCTTCGAGGTGTGCCGGTACCTGCTGGCCTCGCTGCAGCTG gccaACGACGGGGtggtggagctggagcaggacgAGGGGCTGGAGGCGGCGCTGGACACGGCGCGGCTGCGGCTGCTCACCCTGCGCCCCGCCCACGAGAGGTTCCAGGGCTTCCAGCCCCCCtccctcagggacccccaccCCAAATAA
- the NCAPH2 gene encoding condensin-2 complex subunit H2 isoform X2: MEEVESRFLHLLQPIRDLTKNWEVDVAAQLGEYLEELDQICISFDNGRTTMNFTEAALLIQGSACIYSRKVEYLYMLVCQALDCISNKKREKLPTSLRPDGRDDDATFTDMQEQFLSLDDIKDTSQASVDMSRNQQPSAVNVVPLTPMSLVPPEEMEKKENPLLSRKGEVLASRKDFRMNTCTPHATGAFLLELAGLSPTHLQEQRLGSPRRDTGTWGGSRGVSVGGHSPLTVTCHCALAGAPGSAPGVEHPSASVAPVRALSFSEEAGAAGPDDDNDIPGALGDDVEMTLAPNEHIEAQRSSPRTRGYVLREKLPSQDPRAHSKEVPDPWQSLDPFGDSEEKPFRKGRPFLMSHSLDDVVGGKRKRRGPRKLQDFMRWFSAAYNNVTDSRKTRRKGPTFADLEVLYWRQLKERLAAQRKLKSQGEPLWEPELEQEHGADCEQGADDDFVEHEDVEQEDVEPEVPEELGEGSLDPPELGYEELVRRNVELFMASSQKFAQETELSQHIRRWEERIEPLLQEQEARAPFDMREYGLALTGRCGGLGQWHSLASLVAGQPPFEVCRYLLASLQLANDGVVELEQDEGLEAALDTARLRLLTLRPAHERFQGFQPPSLRDPHPK; this comes from the exons ATGGAGGAGGTGGAGTCGCGATTCCTGCACCTGCTGCAGCCCATCCGGGACCTCACCAAGAACTGGGAGGTGGACGTGGCCGCCCAGCTCGGGGAGTACCTGGAGGAG ctggatcAGATCTGCATCTCCTTCGACAACGGGAGGACCACCATGAATTTCACGGAGGCGGCGCTGCTgatccagggctctgcctgcatCTACAGCAGGAAG GTGGAGTACCTGTACATGCTTGTCTGCCAGGCACTTGACTGCATCTCCAATAAAAA GAGGGAGAAGCTGCCCACCTCCCTGAGACCCGACGGCCGGGATGACGATGCCACCTTCACAGACATGCAGGAGCAG TTCTTGTCCCTGGATGACATCAAGGACACCAGCCAGGCCAGCGTGGACATGAGCAGGAATCAGCAGCCCAGT GCTGTGAACGTCGTTCCCTTGACCCCGATGTCTCTGGTCCCCCCggaagagatggagaagaaggaaaacccCCTGTTGAG CCGGAAAGGGGAGGTCCTGGCGAGCCGGAAGGATTTCCGGATGAACACCTGCACCCCCCATGCCACGGGAGCAttcctgctggagctggcagggctctCCCCCACACACCTGCAGGAGCAGCGCCTGGGGAGCCCCAGGAGAGACACAGGTACCtgggggggctccaggggggtGTCTGTGGGGGGCCACTCACCTCTCACTGTCACCTGCCACTGTGCCCTGGCAGGAGCTCCGGGATCTGCTCCTGGTGTGGAGCATCCAAGTGCCAGTGTGGCTCCAGTCCGGGCACTTAGCTTCTCTGAGGAGGCAG GTGCTGCAGGACCAGATGATGACAACGACATTCCCGGGGCCCTGGGGGACGACGTGGAAATGACTCTGGCCCCGAATGAACACATTGAGGCACAGAGG AGCTCACCCCGGACACGGGGATACGTCCTGCGGGAGAAACTCCCCAGCCAGGACCCCAGAGCCCACAGCAAG GAGGTGCCAGATCCGTGGCAGAGCCTCGACCCCTTCGGAGACTCCGAGGAGAAGCCGTTTAGGAAAG GGAGGCCCTTCCTGATGTCACACAGCCTGGACGACGTGGTGGGAGgcaagaggaagaggaggggccCAAGGAAGCTCCAGGACTTCATGAGATGGTTCTCTGCAGCCT ACAACAACGTCACAGACAGCCGGAAAACCAGGAGGAAAGGCCCCACCTTCGCAG ACCTGGAAGTGCTGTACTGGCGGCAGCTGAAGGAGCGGCTGGCGGCACAGAGGAAGCTCAAGAGCCAGGGG GAGCCGCTGTGGGAGCcggagctggagcaggagcatgGGGCTGACTGCGAACAAGGGGCAG atGACGATTTTGTGGAGCACGAGGATGTGGAGCAGGAGGATGTGGAGCCCGAGgtgccagaggagctgggagaaggatCCCTGG ACCCCCCGGAGCTGGGATATGAGGAGCTGGTGCGCAGGAACGTG gagCTGTTCATGGCCAGCTCCCAGAAGTTTGCACAGGAGACGGAGCTGTCCCAGCACATCCGGCGCTGGGAGGAGCGGATAGagccactgctgcaggagcag GAGGCCCGGGCACCCTTTGACATGCGCGAGTACGGGCTGGCCCTGACGGGGCGCTGCGGGGGGCTGGGGCAGTGGCACTCCCTCGCCAGCCTGGTGGCCGGGCAGCCCCCCTTCGAGGTGTGCCGGTACCTGCTGGCCTCGCTGCAGCTG gccaACGACGGGGtggtggagctggagcaggacgAGGGGCTGGAGGCGGCGCTGGACACGGCGCGGCTGCGGCTGCTCACCCTGCGCCCCGCCCACGAGAGGTTCCAGGGCTTCCAGCCCCCCtccctcagggacccccaccCCAAATAA
- the LOC116786770 gene encoding protein SCO2 homolog, mitochondrial, giving the protein CHRPPSQPLSSGPVPPERPEPPRLPLWQRAAVAGAVAGLAGAGWLYLRREKERRLRQRRLRDLRALALGQGDFQLQDTSGTPRSRADLLGRWVLLYFGFTHCPDVCPEELEKLCRAVELLEAVPGLPPVQPLFITVDPARDDAAALGRYLRDFHPRLQGLTGTEEQVRAAAGAFRVYVSAGPPDSDGDYVVDHSVLTFLLGPDGLVRDCYGRSRTAEELAKSVRGHMETYEPLPPG; this is encoded by the coding sequence TGCCACCGCCCCCCGTCGCAGCCCCTGAGCTCCGGCCCCGTCCCCCCGGAGcgccccgagcccccccggcTGCCGCTGTGGCAGCGTGCGGCGGTGGCGGGGGCGGTGGCGGGGCTGGCGGGGGCGGGCTGGCTGTACCTGCGGCGGGAGAAGGAGCGGCGGCTgcggcagcggcggctccgggaCCTGCGGGCGCTGGCGCTGGGCCAGGGCGacttccagctgcaggacacGTCCGGGACGCCCCGCTCCCGCGCCGACCTGCTGGGCCGCTGGGTGCTGCTGTACTTCGGCTTCACGCACTGCCCGGACGTGTGCCCCgaggagctggagaagctgtgCCGGgccgtggagctgctggaggcgGTGCCGGGGCTGCCGCCGGTGCAGCCGCTGTTCATCACGGTGGACCCGGCGCGGGACGACGCGGCGGCGCTGGGGCGGTACCTGCGCGACTTCCACCCGCGCCTGCAGGGCCTCACCGGCACCGAGGAGCAGGTCCGGGCAGCCGCCGGCGCCTTCCGCGTGTACGTGAGCGCCGGGCCCCCCGACTCCGACGGGGACTACGTGGTGGACCACTCGGTGCTCACCTTCCTGCTGGGCCCCGACGGGCTGGTCCGGGACTGCTACGGCCGCTCCCGCACGGCCGAGGAGCTGGCAAAGAGCGTCAGAGGGCACATGGAGACCTACGAGCCGCTGCCCCCCGGGTGA
- the TYMP gene encoding thymidine phosphorylase, giving the protein MRDPGSPPPVSPPCDPPPCDPPRPLPCPTRCPGIRVHRRSRVVARGHRARGQAWHGQVPAGAGGSAGTCGIGCGLGGPRCVDAGCGRGGLGVRPRGAGAVVPTRGCRRCHIVVPAVPNRSASRPKSECSRPKSGWPAQRDRDGPPSPLPTLIRKKRDGERLEDAEIRVSCAASPRALAQGRGQIGAMLMAIRLRGRDAGETLALTRAMATSGRALAWPPAWHGLVVDKHSNGGACGDKVSLALAPALAACGCKVPMISGRGLGHTGGTLDKLEAIPGFRVSLSPEEMCSALERAGCCIVGQSEELAPADRVLYGLRDVTATVDSVPLITASILSKKAAEQLSALVLDVKFGGAALYPTQDSARELARSLVEVGTQLGIRTVAVLSRMDQPLGRAVGNALEVLEALECLDGGGPPDLRQLVTALGGVLLWQCGKVAGAAQGRELLGRALDDGSARRTFEAMLGAQGVPPDTAQRLCSGTPAQRRRLLGTAKVCEELPALQDGWVQEVRALPLAQVLHGLGAGRARAGDPVDPLVGAELLVGAGQHLRAGEPWLRVHHEGTLGAGGRRALQDALCLGPEPPRDPPPLVAETVVPAGAPPAPQ; this is encoded by the exons ATGAGGGACCCGGGGAGCCCCCCACCCGTGTCACCCCCGTGTGACCCCCCCCCGTGTGACCCCCCGCGGCCTCTCCCGTGCCCCACTCGCTGCCCCGGGATCAGAGTCCACCGCCGGAGCCGCGTCGTCGCCCGCGGGCACCGGGCGCGGGGCCAGGCCTGGCACGGGCAGGTCCCGGCAGGGGCCGGAGGGAGTGCAGGCACGTGCGGGATCGGGTGCGGCCTGGGGGGACCGCG CTGTGTGGACGCGGGGTGCGGCCGGGGAGGGCTCGGGGTGCGGCCGCGCGGGGCGGGAGCAGTCGTGCCAACCCGGGGTTGTCGCCGGTGCCATATCGTCGTGCCAGCCGTCCCCAATCGGAGTGCCAGCCGTCCCAAATCGGAGTGCAGCCGTCCCAAGTCGGGGTGGCCAGCTCAGCGGGACCGGGATGGACCCCCGAGCCCCCTCCCGACCCTGATCCGCAAGAAGCGGGACGGGGAGCGCCTGGAGGACGCGGAGATCCGAGTTTCGTGCGCGGCGTCACCGAGGGCActtgcccagggcaggggccaGATCG GTGCCATGCTGATGGCCATCCGGCTGCGGGGCAGGGACGCGGGGGAGACGCTGGCCCTGACCCGGGCCATGGCCACCTCGGGCCGGGCGCTGGCCTGGCCGCCCGCCTGGCACGGGCTGGTGGTGGACAAGCACTCGAACGGGGGGGCGTGTGGGGACAAGGTCAGCCTGGCCCTGGCTCCAGCGCTGGCTGCCTGCGGCTGCAAG GTGCCCATGATCAGCGGGCGGGGGCTGGGCCACACCGGGGGCAccctggacaagctggaggcCATTCCCGGCTTCCGAGTCTCCCTGAGCCCCGAGGAG ATGTGCAGTGCCCTGGAGCGGGCGGGCTGCTGCATCGTGGGGCAGAGCGAGGAGCTGGCACCCGCTGACCGGGTGCTCTACGGGCTGCGGGACGTCACGGCCACCGTGGACAGCGTGCCCCTCATCACCG CCTCCATCCTCAGCAAGAAGGCGGCGGAGCAGCTCTCGGCGCTGGTGCTCGATGTGAAGTTCGGGGGTGCCGCCCTGTACCCCACCCAGGACAGCGCGCGGGAGCTGGCCCGGAGCCTG GTGGAGGTGGGCACACAGCTGGGTATCCGCACGGTGGCCGTGCTGTCCCGCATGGATCAGCCCCTGGGCAGGGCCGTGGGGAACGcgctggaggtgctggaggcgCTGGAATGTCTGGACGGGGGCGGCCCCCCCGACCTGCGGCAGCTGGTCACGGCCCTGG GCggggtgctgctgtggcagtgcGGGAAGGTGGCGGGGGCCGCGCAGGGCCGGGAGCTCCTGGGGCGGGCGCTGGACGATGGCTCAGCCCGGAGAACCTTCGAGGCCATGCTGGGGGCGCAGGGGGTGCCCCCCGACACCGCCCAGCGCCTCTGCAGTGGGACCCCCGCCCAGCGCCGCCGGCTCCTGGGAACGGCCAAGGTCTGTGAGGAGCTGCCCGCGCTGCAGGA cggctGGGTGCAGGAGGTGCGGGCGCTGCCCCTGGCCCAGGTCCTGCACGGGCtgggcgcggggcgggcgcgggccGGGGACCCCGTGGACCCCCTCGTGGGCGCCGAGCTGCTGGTGGGAGCGGGGCAGCACCTGCGGGCAG GCGAGCCGTGGCTGCGGGTGCACCACGAGGGGACCCTCggcgcgggggggcggcgggcgctgcaGGACGCGCTGTGCCTCGgcccggagcccccccgggACCCGCCGCCGCTGGTGGCCGAGACCGTCGTGCCCGCgggggcccccccggccccccaaTAG